The Haloplanus salinarum genome includes a region encoding these proteins:
- a CDS encoding HAD family hydrolase, which produces MDTAAVAFDLDDTLAVTNVDRETLLASALRAVDAPARSREAYLDAHADNLTARSREPVFETLLDGTDVDPAALARAYRERVNEALSPVSGVESMLTRLARRYRLGLLTNGPVVAQRSKLRVLGWSDRFDAALVTGDLSAGKPDAAAFERLLDALDTDAAATVFVGDDVEADVRGASAAGLDAVQVTFPGGPDPDPAAIAHVERDELAARLPRILSSR; this is translated from the coding sequence ATGGATACGGCCGCGGTGGCGTTCGACCTCGACGACACGCTCGCGGTGACGAACGTCGACCGCGAGACGTTGCTGGCGTCGGCGCTTCGGGCGGTCGACGCCCCGGCCCGCTCCCGGGAAGCGTATCTCGACGCCCACGCCGACAACCTGACTGCACGGAGTCGGGAACCGGTGTTCGAGACCCTCCTCGACGGGACGGACGTCGACCCCGCGGCGCTGGCCCGGGCGTATCGCGAGCGGGTGAACGAGGCGCTATCGCCCGTTTCCGGCGTCGAATCGATGCTCACGAGGCTCGCACGGCGGTACCGACTCGGCCTGCTGACGAACGGGCCGGTCGTCGCACAGCGGTCGAAGCTCCGGGTCCTCGGGTGGAGCGACCGGTTCGACGCCGCGCTGGTCACCGGCGATTTGAGCGCGGGCAAGCCCGACGCGGCCGCCTTCGAACGGCTCCTCGACGCCCTCGACACGGACGCCGCGGCGACGGTGTTCGTGGGCGACGACGTCGAGGCGGACGTGCGGGGCGCGTCGGCCGCCGGCCTCGACGCGGTGCAGGTGACGTTCCCCGGCGGCCCCGACCCCGATCCGGCGGCCATCGCACACGTCGAGCGCGACGAGTTGGCGGCACGGCTCCCGCGGATCCTGTCCTCGCGGTAG
- a CDS encoding guanosine monophosphate reductase produces MNDLRTGLSYGDALLVPKRSPVDSRDDVDLATAFTPGVELATPLVSAAMDTVTEAEMATELGRAGGLGVIHRFLSPEKQAREVERVVDAGVQVGAAVGLDEDYVSRCERLVEAGVDVLVVDVAHGHLERALAAVERVAAAFPDTDLAAGNVATPAGVEDLAAAGADCVKVGIGPGSHCTTRKVAGAGVPQLTAVDDCARAAADLDVRICADGGIRNSGDATKALMAGADTVMLGSLFAGTDEAPGAVVEVDGTRYKRSRGMATTAAAEDRDDKGADVDADEGVEALTPYKGPVADVAREFLAGVRSGLSYCGGHTIPHARDRAEFVRVAASAREREGFHADHDWEGVSVESEASGARASGAEAADGDD; encoded by the coding sequence ATGAACGACCTTCGAACGGGGCTGAGTTACGGCGACGCCCTGCTGGTGCCGAAGCGATCCCCGGTGGACAGCCGGGACGATGTCGACCTCGCGACGGCGTTCACGCCAGGGGTCGAACTGGCGACGCCGCTCGTCTCCGCGGCGATGGATACGGTCACCGAGGCGGAGATGGCGACCGAACTCGGGCGCGCCGGCGGTCTCGGCGTGATCCACCGCTTTCTCTCCCCCGAGAAGCAGGCCCGAGAGGTCGAGCGAGTCGTCGACGCGGGCGTTCAGGTCGGCGCCGCCGTCGGCCTCGACGAGGATTACGTTTCGCGGTGTGAGCGGCTGGTCGAGGCCGGCGTCGACGTCCTGGTCGTCGACGTCGCACACGGCCACCTCGAACGCGCGCTCGCCGCCGTCGAGCGGGTCGCGGCGGCGTTCCCCGACACCGACCTGGCGGCGGGCAACGTCGCGACGCCCGCGGGCGTCGAGGACCTCGCGGCCGCGGGGGCCGACTGCGTGAAAGTCGGGATCGGTCCGGGGTCACACTGCACGACGCGGAAGGTGGCCGGCGCCGGGGTGCCACAGCTGACCGCCGTCGACGACTGTGCGCGGGCCGCCGCGGACCTAGACGTGCGGATCTGTGCGGACGGTGGCATCCGCAACTCGGGCGACGCGACCAAGGCGCTGATGGCCGGGGCGGACACGGTGATGCTCGGCAGCCTGTTCGCCGGAACCGACGAGGCCCCGGGAGCCGTCGTCGAAGTCGACGGCACGCGGTACAAGCGCTCCCGAGGGATGGCCACCACCGCCGCGGCGGAGGACCGCGACGACAAGGGAGCGGACGTCGATGCCGACGAGGGCGTGGAGGCGCTGACGCCGTACAAGGGACCCGTGGCGGACGTCGCGAGGGAGTTCCTCGCCGGCGTCCGGTCCGGGCTCTCCTACTGCGGCGGCCACACGATCCCGCACGCTCGGGACCGGGCCGAGTTCGTCCGCGTCGCTGCGAGCGCGCGGGAGCGCGAAGGGTTCCACGCGGACCACGACTGGGAGGGCGTCTCGGTGGAGAGCGAGGCGAGCGGTGCCCGCGCGTCGGGGGCCGAAGCCGCCGACGGCGACGACTGA
- a CDS encoding DUF7344 domain-containing protein, with protein sequence MGGTSNGTSLARDDVYEVLSNRRRRFVIHYLQRNGPRAALGTLAEHVAAWENGIDVAAVGSDARKNVYTSLQQFHLPKMEDLNLVIFDQRAGEVELTDDADDVDLYLEVVQGRDVPWSLYYLGVGTLTGVVTLGHALDLPVLAGIGDASLAMFTIVAIATLALVHTYYTRGMRLGSEGPPPEVEG encoded by the coding sequence ATGGGGGGTACGTCGAACGGAACGAGTCTCGCACGGGACGACGTCTACGAGGTACTGAGCAACCGACGACGGCGGTTCGTCATCCACTACCTGCAGCGGAACGGGCCGCGGGCGGCGCTGGGGACGCTCGCGGAGCACGTCGCCGCGTGGGAGAACGGCATCGACGTCGCCGCGGTGGGGTCGGACGCGCGCAAGAACGTCTACACGTCGCTCCAGCAGTTCCACCTCCCGAAGATGGAGGACCTGAACCTGGTGATCTTCGACCAGCGCGCCGGCGAGGTAGAGCTCACCGACGACGCGGACGACGTCGACCTCTACCTGGAGGTCGTTCAGGGTCGGGACGTGCCTTGGAGCCTCTACTACCTCGGAGTGGGGACGTTGACTGGGGTGGTGACGCTCGGTCACGCGCTCGACCTGCCGGTGCTGGCTGGGATTGGCGACGCCAGCCTGGCGATGTTCACGATCGTCGCCATCGCCACACTGGCGCTGGTTCACACCTACTACACCCGCGGGATGCGACTGGGCTCGGAGGGACCACCGCCGGAAGTCGAGGGATGA
- a CDS encoding DUF7113 family protein, whose protein sequence is MLLIRGTGGDTTLTGTVYERGERAPSFRGAPDEDAAYVWVCDEFYEVESGGSTTRIDGEEIQVAFESPMPRGFDTREQAIEAAKEHLRTQFARVGVPESTVSIEMEKADPID, encoded by the coding sequence ATGTTACTGATCCGCGGGACGGGTGGGGACACGACGCTCACGGGGACGGTCTACGAGCGGGGTGAGCGGGCGCCGAGCTTCCGTGGCGCGCCCGACGAGGACGCAGCCTACGTCTGGGTCTGCGACGAGTTCTACGAGGTCGAGAGCGGCGGGTCGACCACCCGCATCGACGGTGAGGAGATCCAGGTCGCCTTCGAGTCGCCGATGCCGCGCGGGTTCGACACCCGGGAGCAGGCCATCGAGGCCGCGAAAGAGCACCTGCGGACCCAGTTCGCGCGGGTCGGCGTCCCCGAGTCGACGGTGTCGATCGAGATGGAGAAAGCCGATCCGATCGACTGA
- a CDS encoding 30S ribosomal protein S8e: MKDQGRSTRKRTGGRLRPFRNKKRYQLGRQPAETTVGEPRFQTIDARGTETKTRALATNVAQVADSGETVEAEIENVVENPSNTNYARRNILTKGAIIETSEGRARVTSRPGQTGQVNAVLLD, translated from the coding sequence ATGAAAGACCAGGGACGCTCCACGCGCAAGCGGACGGGCGGCCGCCTCCGGCCGTTCCGAAACAAGAAGCGGTACCAGCTGGGCCGTCAGCCGGCCGAAACGACGGTCGGCGAACCCCGGTTCCAGACCATCGACGCCCGCGGGACGGAGACGAAGACGCGGGCGCTCGCCACGAACGTCGCCCAGGTCGCCGACAGCGGCGAGACCGTCGAGGCCGAAATCGAGAACGTCGTCGAGAACCCCTCGAACACCAACTACGCCCGGCGAAACATCCTCACGAAGGGCGCCATCATCGAGACGAGCGAGGGTCGGGCCCGCGTCACGTCCCGTCCCGGTCAGACCGGTCAGGTCAACGCGGTTCTGCTGGACTGA
- a CDS encoding phosphate uptake regulator PhoU: protein MVETRKVQVTGGSTYTVSIPKDWATDNGVSAGSEVAFYPEGDSLFMTPRTGEERTEGTLDIGDLDGEELIRAVMTMYVSGFDIIALESTRITTDQRRTIRQATQSLVGLEVLEETRDRVVIRDLLDSSELSINNAVTRMRLIALSMLEDAVRALVDLDADLARDVIQRDDDVDRLWMVVSRIFRATLRSPRAAEELGVTREVCFDYQSAARQLERIADHATKIAHLSLEFEEPVPDDVAAALDELHDDASAVTDAAMDALFLDESDESTRRANEARESVQGIDGHARSIDELLRELDPTRAQLLGLVVDSLSRSADYGGNIAETALQKAAPTP from the coding sequence ATGGTTGAGACCCGCAAGGTGCAGGTGACGGGCGGATCGACGTACACGGTATCGATCCCGAAAGACTGGGCGACCGACAACGGAGTCTCCGCGGGAAGTGAGGTGGCCTTCTACCCCGAGGGTGACTCGCTTTTCATGACGCCCCGGACCGGCGAGGAGCGGACCGAGGGGACCCTCGACATCGGCGATCTGGACGGCGAGGAGCTCATCCGGGCCGTGATGACGATGTACGTCAGTGGATTCGACATTATCGCCTTGGAGAGTACCCGCATCACGACCGACCAGCGGCGAACGATCAGGCAGGCGACCCAGAGCCTCGTCGGCCTGGAAGTCCTGGAGGAGACCCGTGACCGGGTGGTCATCCGCGACCTGCTCGACTCCTCCGAGCTGTCGATCAACAACGCCGTCACCCGGATGCGACTCATCGCGCTCTCGATGCTTGAGGACGCCGTGCGGGCGCTGGTGGACCTCGACGCCGACCTGGCCCGCGACGTCATCCAGCGCGACGACGACGTCGACCGTCTCTGGATGGTCGTCTCCCGTATCTTCCGGGCGACCCTCCGGAGCCCCCGTGCCGCCGAAGAACTCGGCGTCACCCGCGAGGTGTGTTTCGACTACCAGTCCGCGGCCCGACAGCTCGAACGCATCGCCGACCACGCGACCAAGATCGCCCACCTCTCGCTCGAGTTCGAGGAGCCGGTTCCGGACGACGTCGCCGCCGCCCTCGACGAGCTTCACGACGACGCCTCGGCCGTGACCGACGCCGCGATGGACGCGCTCTTCCTCGACGAGAGCGACGAGTCGACGCGCCGCGCCAACGAGGCTCGGGAGTCGGTTCAGGGCATCGATGGGCACGCCCGCTCCATCGACGAACTCCTGCGGGAACTCGACCCGACGCGGGCACAGCTACTGGGGCTGGTCGTCGACTCGCTGTCACGGAGCGCCGACTACGGGGGCAACATCGCCGAGACGGCACTGCAGAAGGCGGCACCGACGCCGTAG
- a CDS encoding alpha/beta hydrolase — protein MTGRAPDLHPEAETILDRVDLPPTASLSVEGAREALRDLLVAEEPPDDDLTVRDLSIPGPGDDPETSLPIRTYTPPDGGARPVFVYLHGGGWVRGDLDTHDGLCRLLAEAADCVVVSVDYRRAPEHRFPAAVHDAYAATAWAAEYAEIVGGDPDRVAVGGDSAGGNLAAAVTLLARERDGPELAHQVLLYPVTDYAFDTSSYDENTAGYLLSRASMRWYWERYLGDDIDGANPYASPLRARDLSGLPSATVITAGYDPLRDEGAAYADRLREGGVSVTHENYPGMVHVFASFPDLDRARDARRVIADGLATAFGRD, from the coding sequence GTGACCGGCCGCGCTCCCGACCTCCACCCCGAAGCGGAAACGATCCTCGACCGCGTCGATCTGCCGCCGACCGCCTCGCTCTCGGTCGAGGGCGCCCGGGAGGCGCTCCGGGACCTGCTGGTCGCCGAGGAGCCGCCGGACGACGACCTCACGGTCCGTGACCTCTCGATTCCCGGACCCGGGGACGATCCGGAGACGTCGCTGCCGATCCGGACCTACACGCCGCCCGATGGAGGGGCCCGACCGGTGTTCGTGTACCTCCACGGCGGCGGGTGGGTCCGTGGCGACCTGGACACCCACGACGGACTCTGTCGTCTGCTCGCCGAGGCGGCCGACTGTGTCGTCGTCTCGGTCGACTACCGACGGGCGCCGGAACACCGCTTCCCGGCGGCGGTCCACGACGCCTACGCGGCGACGGCGTGGGCGGCCGAGTACGCCGAAATCGTCGGCGGCGACCCGGACCGGGTGGCGGTGGGGGGTGACAGCGCCGGCGGTAACCTGGCGGCCGCGGTGACGCTGCTAGCGCGGGAGCGCGACGGGCCGGAACTCGCCCACCAAGTGTTGCTCTACCCGGTGACCGACTACGCGTTCGACACGTCGTCCTACGACGAGAACACGGCGGGATACCTGCTCTCCCGGGCGAGCATGCGTTGGTACTGGGAGCGCTATCTGGGCGACGATATCGACGGCGCCAACCCCTACGCGTCGCCGCTCCGGGCGCGGGATCTGTCGGGACTGCCGTCGGCGACGGTGATCACCGCCGGCTACGACCCGCTGCGGGACGAGGGGGCGGCGTACGCGGACCGCCTGCGCGAGGGGGGCGTCTCGGTCACCCACGAGAACTACCCGGGGATGGTCCACGTGTTCGCCTCGTTCCCGGACCTCGACCGGGCGCGGGACGCACGGCGGGTGATCGCCGACGGACTGGCGACCGCCTTCGGCCGGGACTGA
- a CDS encoding DNA double-strand break repair nuclease NurA produces the protein MTLDPVHVDGIADLAGRLARRVDDTDHDDLARTAFEEFLDPLRADGRTVIDPLGERRLRSVPVDDVALIDSPYPTVHGLDSGTINPTTFKNGLVLDVAHAAMAAEPSDLDLHRARSLVTTVHANDPTLALGTDWARRDEGYFRNKILHAPRVNRYAEGVVHALALYLAESSHALEHADVVDDCLLLDGPLYPKELLNWQDRDAELGALATEAKPRAIVENYVRLVERLLDRDVAVAGFVKNPSPKLITRTLRENGVDAPWVDDTALFTRLLEPDGDEGRPTDRLTFTNWFRSRGGSDRTLAADGDALGVDRRRDPADYEVTFFVVYDPREDLCYRVEAPAGLTRDPDARDRLTRQILRDVATARGPPPVVERADALARIGVDEKAALRRKFEERLDSPFVRTYDDHRWGEEF, from the coding sequence ATGACCCTCGATCCGGTCCACGTCGACGGTATCGCCGACCTGGCCGGCCGCCTCGCTCGCCGGGTCGACGACACCGACCACGACGACCTGGCGCGGACGGCGTTCGAGGAGTTCCTCGACCCCCTCCGGGCCGACGGCCGGACGGTGATCGATCCGCTCGGCGAGCGCCGTCTCCGCTCGGTCCCCGTCGACGACGTCGCGCTGATCGATTCGCCCTACCCGACCGTCCACGGCCTCGACTCCGGCACCATCAACCCGACCACGTTCAAGAACGGACTGGTTCTCGACGTCGCCCACGCCGCGATGGCCGCCGAGCCGTCCGACCTCGACCTGCACCGCGCCCGGAGTCTGGTGACGACCGTCCACGCGAACGATCCGACGCTCGCGCTCGGGACCGACTGGGCGCGCCGCGACGAGGGCTACTTCCGGAACAAGATCCTGCACGCCCCGCGCGTGAACCGCTACGCCGAGGGGGTCGTCCACGCCCTCGCGCTCTACCTCGCTGAGAGTTCCCACGCCCTCGAACACGCCGATGTCGTCGACGACTGTCTGCTCCTCGACGGTCCGCTCTACCCGAAGGAACTCCTCAACTGGCAGGACCGGGACGCCGAACTCGGCGCGCTGGCGACGGAGGCCAAACCCCGAGCGATCGTCGAGAACTACGTCCGCCTCGTCGAGCGACTCCTGGACCGGGACGTCGCCGTCGCGGGATTCGTCAAGAACCCCTCGCCGAAGTTGATCACCCGGACGCTCCGCGAGAACGGCGTGGACGCGCCGTGGGTCGACGACACCGCCCTCTTCACGCGCCTGCTGGAACCCGACGGCGACGAGGGCCGACCGACGGATCGACTCACCTTCACCAACTGGTTCCGGTCCCGAGGGGGGTCCGACCGAACGCTCGCGGCCGACGGCGACGCCCTCGGCGTCGACCGACGCCGCGACCCGGCCGACTACGAGGTGACCTTCTTCGTCGTCTACGACCCCCGCGAGGACCTCTGCTATCGCGTCGAGGCCCCCGCCGGCCTCACCCGCGACCCCGACGCCCGGGATCGACTCACGCGGCAGATCCTCCGGGACGTAGCGACCGCCCGCGGCCCGCCCCCGGTCGTCGAGCGGGCGGACGCGCTGGCCCGAATCGGCGTCGACGAGAAGGCCGCGCTCCGGCGCAAGTTCGAGGAACGACTCGACTCGCCCTTCGTCCGGACCTACGACGACCACCGCTGGGGCGAGGAGTTCTGA
- a CDS encoding DUF2240 family protein gives MSLETAVAAPFRDRGRSRLDEGEFVVALSLDRDWFTPDQAKRLVDVAAGRGLLAREGDDLVASFDPSAVTIPSGFVPDESVLREQSAFERVLAALVEAGVEKQEAVAAINERQRELGVTIEAAAVLYARRRGIDVDAAADRALADLREGTESESDADSA, from the coding sequence ATGAGCCTCGAAACCGCGGTGGCGGCGCCGTTCCGCGACCGGGGGCGGTCCCGACTCGACGAGGGGGAGTTCGTCGTCGCCCTCTCCTTGGACCGGGACTGGTTCACGCCCGATCAGGCCAAGCGCCTCGTCGACGTGGCGGCCGGCCGCGGCCTCCTCGCCCGCGAGGGCGACGACCTGGTCGCGTCGTTCGACCCCTCCGCCGTCACCATCCCCTCCGGGTTCGTCCCCGACGAGTCCGTCCTTCGGGAGCAGTCCGCGTTCGAGCGCGTACTCGCCGCACTCGTCGAGGCCGGCGTCGAGAAACAGGAGGCCGTCGCGGCGATCAACGAGCGACAGCGCGAACTCGGCGTCACCATCGAGGCCGCGGCCGTCCTCTACGCCCGCCGCCGGGGAATCGACGTCGACGCCGCCGCCGACCGCGCCCTCGCCGACCTCCGGGAGGGGACCGAGTCGGAGTCGGACGCCGACTCCGCGTGA